A window of Phycisphaeraceae bacterium genomic DNA:
GACCAACCGTGTTCACCGGACCTTTCGCACGAGCTTCCGTGCTGGCTTGCTGCGGGACATACCGCTGGCCGGCGGCGAGAATTTCCTCGACGCGAGTAGATTCAATGGTTGTACTGCGCAACTCGGCGACTTGATCCTTGGTTCGCAGTTTGGCGAGGCCTTCCATCGTGGCCTTGCAGAGGTTCTTCTGATTGGTTGATCCGAACGCCTTGCTCAGACAGTCACGAACGCCGACCATTTCGAGTACTGCGCGGACGGTGCCGCCCGCCGAGATTCCCGTGCCGGGAGCTGCGGGCAGGAGTCGTACACTCGATGCGCCGAACTTACCCGTCACCTGGTGCGGCAGCGTGCCGGCCTGAAGCGTGACACGGGTGAGGTTTTTCTTTGCGTCTTTCTGCGCTTTTTCAATTGCGGTAGGAACTCCGCCCGCCTTGCCGTAGCCGATGCCGACGCTGCCTCGTCGGTCTCCCACGACTACCATCGCCGCAAAGCTGAAACGGCGACCGCCTTTCACCACCGTGGCGGTGCGATAGATGCCGACGGTTGTCGATTCCAAACCCTGTGATTCTTCGAGCATTTCTGCCATTGTTTCATTCCTGGAAACGCAGGGTCGAGAGCTGTCAGCCAGCGACCATGCAGACGCAAGCAATATCGTTCGTCATTCCCTCTCAAACACTGCGGGACTTTTTCGTATCCCGCGACCACTACTCTCCGTGACTTCTTAAAACTTCAGCCCCGCCTCACGGGCGGCATCGGCCAGAGCTTTGATCCGACCGTGATACTTGAAACCATTGCGATCCATCGCGACCTGTGTAACACCGGCTGCCTTTGCGCGTTCTGCCAATGCTTTACCGACTCGTTTGGCTGCCTCCGCGTTACCGCCGCCTTTTTCGA
This region includes:
- the rpsE gene encoding 30S ribosomal protein S5, which codes for MAEMLEESQGLESTTVGIYRTATVVKGGRRFSFAAMVVVGDRRGSVGIGYGKAGGVPTAIEKAQKDAKKNLTRVTLQAGTLPHQVTGKFGASSVRLLPAAPGTGISAGGTVRAVLEMVGVRDCLSKAFGSTNQKNLCKATMEGLAKLRTKDQVAELRSTTIESTRVEEILAAGQRYVPQQASTEARAKGPVNTVGQKTGGRGGRGGPRGRRGRGGEGDAGSETAAASETTPSPEASR